A region from the Melospiza georgiana isolate bMelGeo1 chromosome 10, bMelGeo1.pri, whole genome shotgun sequence genome encodes:
- the FOXL2 gene encoding forkhead box protein L2, whose translation MMSNYPDGEEDTVALLAHDTGGSKEPDRGKEELSADKGPEKPDPSQKPPYSYVALIAMAIRESAEKRLTLSGIYQYIISKFPFYEKNKKGWQNSIRHNLSLNECFIKVPREGGGERKGNYWTLDPACEDMFEKGNYRRRRRMKRPFRPPPTHFQPGKTLFGPDSYGYLSPPKYLQSTFMNNSWPLAQPPAPMPYTSCQMSGGNVSPVNVKGLSGPASYSPYSRVQSMALPSMVNSYNGVGHHHHHPHAHHPQQLSPASPAPPSAPAANGAGLQFACARQPAELSMMHCSYWEHDSKHSALHSRIDI comes from the coding sequence ATGATGAGCAACTACCCGGACGGCGAGGAGGACACGGTGGCGCTGCTGGCTCATGACACCGGCGGCAGCAAGGAGCCGGATCGGGGCAAGGAGGAGCTGAGCGCGGACAAGGGCCCCGAGAAGCCGGACCCCTCGCAGAAGCCCCCCTATTCCTACGTGGCCCTGATCGCCATGGCCATTCGGGAGAGCGCGGAGAAGAGGCTAACGCTGTCTGGGATCTACCAGTACATCATCAGCAAGTTCCCTTTCTACGAGAAGAACAAGAAAGGCTGGCAGAACAGCATCCGCCACAACCTCAGCCTCAACGAGTGCTTCATCAAGGTGCCCCGGGAGGGCGGCGGCGAGCGCAAGGGCAACTACTGGACCCTGGACCCCGCCTGCGAGGACATGTTCGAGAAGGGCAACTACCGCAGAAGACGAAGGATGAAACGGCCTTTCCGGCCGCCTCCGACCCACTTCCAGCCGGGCAAGACCCTCTTCGGCCCCGACAGCTACGGCTACCTGTCCCCGCCCAAGTACTTGCAGTCCACCTTCATGAACAACTCGTGGCCGCTGGCGCAGCCCCCCGCGCCCATGCCCTACACGTCCTGCCAGATGTCTGGTGGGAACGTCAGTCCCGTCAATGTGAAAGGACTCTCGGGCCCGGCGTCCTACAGCCCCTACTCGCGGGTGCAGAGCATGGCGCTGCCCAGCATGGTGAACTCCTACAACGGCGTgggccaccaccaccaccacccgCACGCCCACCacccccagcagctcagcccgGCCAGCCCCGCGCCGCCCTCGGCCCCGGCGGCAAACGGAGCCGGCCTCCAGTTTGCCTGCGCCCGCCAGCCCGCCGAGCTGTCCATGATGCACTGTTCGTACTGGGAGCACGACAGCAAACACAGCGCCCTGCACTCCCGCATAGACATCTAG